Within Desulfocurvus vexinensis DSM 17965, the genomic segment CGCGGGGGGCGATCTCCCGCCAGGGGCCGTCGAGCCCGGGCAGGCCCAGGCGCGCGGCGTGGGCCGCGCCCTTGCCCGTGAGCACCAGGATGGCCGCCGCCAGCCCGGCCCCCAGGCCCAGGCCCACGTCGGCGTCCTTGTCGCCGACCATGACCGTGGCGGCGGGGTCCAGGCCCCAGTCGCGGGCCAGGGCCAGCCACAGGCCCGGGGCGGGCTTGCGGCAGGCGCAGTGCTCCTCGGGGGCGTGGGGGCAGTGGACCGCGCCCGCGAGGGTCACGCCGTGCTCCGCCAGCAGCGCCGCCAGCCGGGCCTGCACGGCGCGCTGGTCGGCTTCGGTGAAGTAGCCGCGCCCGATGCCCGACTGGTTGGACGCCAGGTGCAGGCGCAGCCCCGCGCGCGCCAGCCGCGCCAGGGCGGCCCCGGCGCCGGGCAGCAGTTCCACGCCCGCCGGGTCCGCCAGGTAGTGGCGGTCCACGATGACGGTGCCGTCGCGGTCGAGGATGACGTCGGTGATGGGCTTCATGCGCGCTGCCGGATGGAGGGGGCCCCCGGGGGGCGATACCGCCCCTATGTGTGTCATGGCGGCGGTTTCGTCAAGGGACGCAGGGGCCGCACCGGGGCGGCGCCCGGTTGTTCCGCGCCCGGGAAGCCGCGCCGTCAGGGACTTTTGTGCAAATATTGTCTCTTGCGCGGGCTGTGCCGCTTTGGTACATCGGGCCTACGTATGGTGATGGACGAACCCGTGTGCGACGACCCCTTCCCTCCCGGCAGGCGCCCTGACGCGCCGGGTTGCGGCTTGGTGCCCGGAGCCCGCCGCCCGATGCAGGACGTGCGATGCTCGATCTGATCCTCGCCGTGGGGCTGGCCGTGGGTGTCTCCTTTTTCTGTTCGGTGGCCGAGGCTGTGCTGTTGTCGGTACCCTGGAGCCGCATCGAGCAGCTGCGCAAGGCCGGACGCCCCGCGGGCAATATCCTCTACGCCCTGCGCTCGGACGTGGACAGGCCCATCGCCGCCGTGCTGACCCTGAACACCGTGGCCCACACGGTGGGCGCGGCGGTGGCCGGGGCGGCTGCGGCGCGGGTGTTCGGGCCGGAACACATGGCGCTGTTCGCCACGGCCTTCACCGTGGTCGTGCTGGTGTTCTCGGAGATATTGCCCAAGACCATGGGCATCCTCTACGCCGGGCCCCTGGCCGCCGTGCTGGCCAAGCCTTTGCAGATCCTGGTGTGGGTGTTCAGTCCGGTGATCTTCCTGCTGGGGTTCTTGTCCCGGATGCTGCAACGCAAGGCCGCCGGGCCCCGGCACACGGAAGAGGACATCGCCGCGCTGGTCAGCCTCACGCGGCGCTCGGGAGTGCTCAAGGCCTACGAGGAGCGTTCCATCAAGAACATCCTGAGCCTGGACCGCAAGGTGGTGCACGAGATCATGACCCCGCGCACGGTGGTCTTCTCGGTGCCCGCGCAGACCACGGTCAGCCAGGCCCGGGCCCAGGGCAACCTCTGGCCCTACAGCCGGGTGCCGGTGTTTGCCGACGGCGACCCGGAAAACATCGTCGGCGTGGTCTACCGCCGCGAGGTGCTCCAGGCCCAGGCCGAGGACCGCGACGGCCTGCGCATGGCCGACCTGATGAAGCCCGCGCGTTTTGTCCAGGAGAGCTTGACGCTGGACAGGCTGCTGGTAAAATTCCTGGACTCGCGGATGCACCTGTTCATCGTTTTGGACGAGTACGGCGGCGTGGGCGGCGTGGTGTCGCTCGAAGACGTGCTCGAAGAGATACTGGGCAAGGAGATCGTGGACGAGACCGACGAGGTCGTCGATACGCGCGCCCTGGCCCGGCAACGCAGCGAACATCTTGCCGACGGCCCGGATGGCCGCGACGGGAACTGAACCATGGCCAAAAAAAGCAATGCAGGCATCTATGCCGCCGCCCTGGCCCTGCTGGTGGGCGGGCTGGGCTGGCTGATCTTCTCGGGCGTGTCCGAGAGCAGCGTGTATTTCGTCAACGTGTCCGAGGCCCTGGCCCTGCCCGAGGGCGAGCTGAAGAACGCCCGGCTGTTCGGCGTGGTGGACGGGGCGGACCTCATCGGCGGGCCCGGCACCATGGGCGCCACCTTCCGCCTGCTGGACAAGGACGACACCACCCGGGCCATCATGGTCTCCTACTCCGGCGCGGTGCCCGACACCTTCAAGCCCGGGGTGGAGGTCATCGTCGAGGGCGGGCTGGCCCCCGGGGAGCACGCCTTCACCGCGCGCACCCTGATGACCAAATGCCCCTCCAAGTACCAGAAGATCCGCGACGAGGAGAAGGCCGAGCAGGCCCGGACATCCTGACGGCGCCCCCCGGCGCCCGCCTCCGGCCTGCGGGCCGGTTCACCCCGAAAAGAGGAACTCCATGCAGACCCTGGGATTCTTTTGTCTGGTCGCGGCCATGCTCGCCACCCTGGCCGCCGGGGCCGTGGCCGCCTGGGCCGCCCTGGCCGCCCCCGGCGACGACAGCCGCGCGGCATCGGTGCGCTGGGCCGAGCGCGGCCACGGCGTGGCCCTGGCGCTCATCGTGCTGGCCTCGGCGGTGCTGCTGCGCGCCCTGGTCGGCCGCGACTTTTCCTTCCAGTATGTGGCTTCGTACACCGACCAGTTCCTGCCGCTGTTCTACGCCGTGACGGCCTTCTGGGCCGGGCAGGCCGGGTCGTTCCTGTTCTGGCTGCTGTGCGTGGCGGTCATGGGCTGGGTGTTCCTGGCCACGCCCGCCTACCGGCGGCTGTCGCCGCGCGCCAAGGCCCTGTTCTGGCTCATGCACTGCGCGGTGCAGGTCTTCTTCCTGCTGGTGCTCACCGGGCCGACCAACCCGTTTCTGATCCTCTCCCCGGCCCCGGCGGACGGCAACGGCCTGAACCCGCTGCTGCGCAACCCGGGCATGGTCTTCCATCCGCCGCTGCTCTTCATCGGCTACGCGGGCTTCACCGTGCCCGCCTGCCTGGCCCTGGCCGCGTGGCTGGACGGCGACGCCGAGGGCTGGCTCACGGGGGCGCGCAACTGGGCCCTGGTGTCCTGGGCCTTCCTCACGGCGGGCATCGTGCTCGGCGCGTGGTGGGCCTACATGGAGCTGGGCTGGGGCGGCTACTGGGCCTGGGACCCGGTGGAGAACGCCTCGCTGCTGCCCTGGCTGGGGGCCACGGCCTTCCTGCACACGGCGGTGATCCAGGCCCGGCGCGGTTCGTTGCAGCGGTCCAACGTCTTTCTGGCCGTCTTCACGCTGCTGCTGTGCTTTTTTGCCACCTACGTGGTGCGCAGCGGGGTCATCGACTCGCTGCACGCCTTCGGCGACGGCGGCGTGGGCGGGGTGCTCCTGGTGTTCCAGATGGCCCTGGCGGCGGTGGCCGTGGGCGCGCCCCTGCTGGCCTCCAACGCGGGCGCCCGGCCCCTGGACGAATTCCTGTCGCGCCCGGGCTTCCTGGTGGCGGCGGCCTGGCTGCTGCTGGCCACGGCGCTGGTCATCTTCCTGGGCACCATGTGGCCGGTGATCTCGCACCTGTGGAGCCCGAGCCCCGTGGGCCTGGACGCCGGGTTCTACAACCGCGTGTGCCTGCCGCTGTTCACGGCCATGGCCGTGTTCCTGGTCTTCTGCCCCTGGATGGGCTGGAAGGGCGGGGTGCGCGACAAGCGGCTGTTCATCGCCGTGGGCGTCTCGCTCATCCCGGCGGGCATGTTCTTCTACGCCGTGGGCGTGCGCATGGCCCTGCCGCTCATCGCCGCCTCGGCGGCGGTGTCGTGTCTGGCGGGCATCGCGGCGCTGTTTGCCACCCAGGCGCACATGCGCGCCAGCCGCTTCTCGTGGGGCGCGTACGGCGTGCATGTGGGCGTGGCGCTGATGGTCCTGGGCGTGGCCTTCTCGGGGCCCTACGCCCAGAGCGTGGAGGTCCGCCTGGAGCAGGGCGGCTCGGCCAGCCTGAACGGCTACGACTTCACCTACACGGGCGGGCAGGAGTCCTCCACCAACGCCATGGCCAAGTTCCAGGCCGTGGTGGAGGTCAGCCGCGAGGGCCGCGCCGTGGGCACCCTGCGCCCCGAGCGCCGCGTGTACCGCAACTTCGAACGCCAGGCGTTCTCCGAGGTCTCGGTCATCCCGGGCCTGGGCGACGAGCTGTACTCCACCGTGCTGGCCCACGACCAGTCCGGCGCGGCGACCCTCAAGCTGGCGGTGAACCCGCTGGTGAACTGGGTCTGGATCGGCGGGACGATCATGTCCCTCATCCCGTTCATCGCCCTGGGCCGCAGGAGATAGGCCCGTGCTGCTGCGCCTGTCCGAGGTGGCCAAATTCCACGGGCCCAGGCTCGTCTTCCGCAAGCTCTCCTTCGAGCTGGGGGCGGGGCTGGTGCTGCTGGTGGTGGGGCCCAACGGGGCGGGCAAGTCCACGCTGCTGCGCATCATGGCCGGGCTGTCGCGGCCCACGGCGGGCGCCGTGGACCTGGGCTGCCCCGCCGGGGCCGTGGGCTATGTGGGGCACCAGACCTTCATCTACCCGCGCCTGACGGCCCTGGAGAACCTGCGTTTCTGGGCGCGGCTCTACGGGCTGGACGCGGGCGACGCGGCCCTGGCGGCGGCCCTGGAGCGGGTCGGCCTGGAGCGCGCGGCCCACGAGATGGCCGGGAACTTCTCGCGCGGCATGGCCCAGCGGCTGTCCCTGGCGCGGGCCTTCCTGCCGCAGCCGCAGCTGCTGTTCCTCGACGAGCCCGGCACCGGGCTGGACCAGCGCAGCCTGGGCGTGCTGCACGCCGAGATCGCGGCGGCGCGCGGGCGCGGGGCCGCAGTGGTCTGGGTCAGCCACGACGTGGCGGGCGACCTGCCCCGGGCGGACCTGGTGCTGGCCCTGGAGGGCGGCGGCTGCGCCTACTTCGGCCCGGCGCGGGACTTCACGCCCGCCGGGGCCTTGTGCGCGGCGGCGGCGGAGGGCGCGGCATGATCCGCGCGGCGCTGACCATCGCCCGCAAGGACCTGCGCCTGGTGCTCGGCGGCGGGGTGGGGCTGGCCCAGCCGGTGTTGCTGGGGCTTCTGCTCATCTTCGTCTTCAGCCTGTCGCGCCCGCCCGGGGAGCTGGTGCCGGCCCAGGCGGCGGCGGGCATCTTCTGGCTGGCCTCGCTGTTCGCCATGGTGCTGGTGTTCAACACGCTCTACGCCTTGGAGGAGCAGGCCGGGGCGCGGCTGGCCCTGGTGCTGGCGCCGGTGCCGGTCCACGCCGTGTGGCTGGGCAAGGCCCTGGCCGGGCTGGCCCTGCTGCTCATCGCCCAGGCGGTGTTCTTTCCGGCGGCGGTGGCCTTCCTGGGCCAGGGGGTGCGCGGCGGCGCCGGGCAGGCCCTGCTGGGGCTGGCCCTGGCGGACTGGGGCGTGGTGGTGCTCGGCGCGCTGCTGGGCGCCCTGGCCCAGGGTCAGGCCACGCGCGAGTCGCTGCTCACGCTGCTGCTGTTTCCGCTGCTGGTGCCGCTGCTTTTGGCGGGCATCAAGATTTTCGCGGCCTGCTTCGCGGGCGACGGCGCCGAGGTCTCGGCCTGGCTGGGCCTGGCCGGAGCCTTCGACGCCCTGTTCACCGGCGCGGCGCTGATCCTGTTCCCGTTCGTGTATGGCGGGGAGGAGTAGGGAATGTCTTGGTCCTCGCGTGATGCCTTCAATGCTTTGGAGGACGATCTGTTTGCGTTGTCGCGATATATTGCCTTTCAAGAAGATAATTTTTGTGTGTATTCATTGGAACTAGCTAATTTATTGCTTCGGATTGGTTCTGAGGTCGAGGTTTTTACCAAAGCCTGTATGCATGGTTCGTGTGAGGATGAGTGCAACAAGAAAACAAACATTCATGATTATGTCTCGTTTTGGACTAGCGACAACCGGTTTAAACCTAATATACGAATAAGATTGACCTCGTGCGATTTGCTTTTTTCTCCGTGGCAAAGTCTGGAGAGCAAGGAAAGGCCTCCTTGGTGGATATCGTATAATAGCGTAAAGCATAACAGACTTGATGCATATCGTGATGCAAATTTGGGTAATGTCCTGAATGCTGCAGCAGGTTTCTTTTATTTGCTCTTATTTAAAATGGAAATTTTTGATTTTATGAGGGTCGCGGGCTCGGAGCCATGTCGCGGGCTTCGTCTCTTTCGTACAGTTGATTAGGTGCTGAATATGGCGAGTAACCGTTTTTTGAAATTGGTGAGTTAATCTTATCCTTCTTTTGGTGCCCGGGAAAATATTTTTCACGTTACATCCTACTTTGGGTGCTCCGTAGAGAGGGTCATATGAAACTGGCTGTGCTCATCGACGCAGACAACGCCCAGGCCACCAAGGTTGGGGCTCTGCTGGACGAGATCGCCCTCTACGGGGTGGCCAGCGTCAAGCGGGCCTACGGTGACTGGACCACACCCAACCTCAAGGGCTGGAAGGACGTGTTGCATGAGTTCGCCATACAGCCAGTTCAGCAGTTCGCCTATACTCAGGGCAAGAACTCCACGGACGCGGCCATGATTATCGACGCCATGGACCTGCTCCACGCTGGCACATTCGATGGATTCTGCATCGTGTCCAGCGACAGCGACTACACGCGGCTGGCCACGCGCATCCGTGAGCAGGGCTTGACGGTCTACGGCTTCGGGGAGAAGAAAACGCCCAAGCCTTTCGTCCAGGCTTGCGATAAGTTCGTGTATACAGAAATATTGAACAAGGAAGGGCAGATAGGACCGGGGGATGCGATCGCCCGCCCCCTGGACTTCGCCGACAAGCGCGGCCTGGACAAGCAATTGATTGGGGTTCTTAAGGCGGCGGTGGCTGGGCGCTCTAATGATGACGGTTGGAGTCATCTGGCTCCGGTTGGCGACCAGTTGGCCAAGACCATGCCGGACTTCGACCCGCGTAATTATGGCTACTCGAAATTGAGCCAGCTCTTTTCCGCCCTGAAGGCGTTCGAACTGCGCGTGGAGGGCGAGGCGGCCCGGCAGCAAATGTATGTGAGGATCAAACCGGAGTGAGCAGAGTGGGCGCAAATTCGTTGAAACCGGGCGACTGGCAGGCCCCCGTGGCCGTGGCCGCCGCCGTGGCCCTGTGCGCGGCGCAGTATTTCGTGTGGGTCCATGCGCCGGTGGAGCTGACCATGGGCCCGGTGCAGAAGATCTTCTATTTCCACATCGCCCTGGCGTGGTGGGCCCTGTTCAGCTTCTTCGTGGTCTTCGCCGCCGGGGTGGGCTACCTGGCGCGGCGCAGCCCGGGGCTGGACTTCTGGGCCGGGGCCGCCGCCGAGGTGGGCGTGCTGTTCTCGGGGCTGGCCCTGGTGCTGGGCATGCTCTGGGGCCGCGCGGCCTGGGGCGTGTGGTGGACCTGGGACCCCCGGCTGACCACCACGCTGATCATGTGGTTCGTCTACTGCGGCTACCTTGTGCTGCGGGCCTCGGGCATCGGCGGCGAGCGGCGCGCCCTGGTCTGCGCCGTGGTGGGCATCGTGGCCTTCGTGGACGTGCCGCTGGTGTTCCTCTCCGCGCGCATGTGGCGCAGCATCCACCCCTCGGTGCTGGGCCGCCAGGGCGGCGGGCTGGAGCCCGAGATGCTCACGGCCATGTTCGTCTGCCTGGGGGCCTTCGGGCTTTTGTGGCTGGCCGTGACCGGCCTGCGCGCCCGGCAGATGCGCACCGCCGAGGCCCTGGACGCCCTGGCCCGCGAAAACGCCGCCTCGTTTCATTAAGGAATACACGACCCAAGCGACCAACAACGGGGCCGCGCGCCCCGGGGAGTGAATGACATGGACTACCAGACCTACCTGCTTTCGGCCAACGTGGCCGTGTGGCTGGGCATCGGCGGCTACCTGCTGCTGCTGGGCGCCCGCCAGCGGCACATGGAGACGCGCATCATGCAGATGGAGCGGTTGCGCGATGGCGAGTAAGGCACGCACCAAGGCCCCGCGCGACGGCAAGCCCCAGGCCAGCCCGCAGGCCGCCGCCCCCGCCGGGGGCGGCGCCTCCGGCGGCGTGAAACTCGTGGTCGGCTTCGTGGCCGCCGGGCTGGTGGCCATGTTCCTGTGGTCCTTCGCCTACCGGGTGGACAATCCCTCCCTGGTGCAGGCTCCGCGCCAGCCCCAGGCCCAGGCCGACGACCACGACCACGAGCAGCAGGGCGACGAGGCGGGCATGAAGATGATCGCCACCCTCATGCAGCGCCTGCAGGAAAACCCCAACGACGTGGACACCCTGGCCATCCTGGGCGAGCAGTTCATGCGCATGCAGCAGTGGGAGCGGGCCAGCCAGCTCCTGGAGCGCGCCCTGGTTGTGGCCCCGGGCAATATCGATGTCCTGAGCATGCTGGGGATCTGCGACTTCAACCGCGAGAAGTACCGCGAGTCCGCCGACAAGTTCGAGACCATCCTTGAACTGGCGCCGCAGAACATGATGGCCCGCTACAACCTGGGCATCCTCTACGGGCACTTCCTGAAAGACGCGGCCAAGGCCCGGGAGTTCCTCCAGGCCGTGGCCGATGCGCCCGACGTGGACGAGCAGACCCGCCAGCAGGCCCGCGACGAGATTGCGAACCTGAAGTAGGCCGCAGGCCGGGCCGTAGGCCGGGCCGCAGGCCGGGCCGCAGGACCGGGCCACAGGCTGGGCCGAGGCCAGAGCCTGGGCGCGCCTGGCCTCCGCCCGCCCGGCTCCCGGGCGGCGGGCCGCCCCACGGCCCGTAGGGCTGCCCGCGTGGCCCCGGGTCCGCCCGCCCGGGGTCGCGTCCGCACCTGTCCGTGCGCCTGCGCGCACCCGGGCCGGGGCCGGGAAGGCGTTGCCGGGCCGTCACTTCGGGGCAAACGATTTGACATGCAACCTTGGTTCGTGGCACTTGTTTGCCTTGCGATTGAAAAGCCTCCCGGCGGCGCGCCTCCCCGCGCTTGCGCCCCCGGGCGGCCCGGCAAGGGGCGTCGGCATCCGCCCGCCCGCCAAACTTTATCCGTGGAGGTTCCCATGAAATTTGGATGGTCCAAAGCTGTCCTGCTGGCCTGCGTGATCGCCCTGATGAGCGCTCCCGCCTACGCGAAAACCATCAAGATCGCCTGCGCCTCGCCCTTCTCGGGCCCGGCGGCGGCCTACGGCGACAACGTCAAGGCCGGCGTGACCATGAAGGTGGAAGAGATCAACGCCGCCGGCGGCATCGGCGGCGCCCAGGTCGAGGTCGTGTGGATGGACGAGCTGTGCGACCCCAAGGAAGCCAACACCGTGGCCTCCAAGATCGCGCGTGACGAGGAGATCGTGGGCATCGTCGGCCACCTGTGCTCCTCGGCCCACCTGGCCGCCCTGCCCACCTACACCCGCACGGGCATCGCCGCCATCTCCCCCACCGCCACCAACGTCGCCATTTCCGACCAGAACAAGGACCGCAAGGGCCTGGTGTGGTCGTTCCGCGATGTGTACCGCGACGATTTCCAGGGCAAGTTCCTGGCGCGCTACGCCAAGGAAGTCCTGAACGTGACCAAGGTCGCCGTGTTCTACGAGAACAACGACTACGGCATCGGCCTCAAGGACGCCTTCGTGGGCGAAGCCAAGGCCCTGGGCCTGTCCATCGTCGGCGAGGAAGCCTACGTCAAGGGCACCCCGGACTTCACCCCGCAGTTGACCAAGCTCAAGGCCGCCGAGCCCGACGGCATCTTCCTGTCCGGCTACTACAACGAGGGCGCGCTCATCGCCTCCCAGGCCAAGAAGATCGGCCTGGACGTGCTGAAGTTCGGCGCCGACGGCTTCGACAACATGGACTACATCAAGCTGGCTGGCGACGCCGCCGAGGGCACCTACATCACCACGCCCTTCCTGGCTTCCGAGGCCGGTCCCGAGGCCCAGAAGTTCCTGGCGGACTTCAAGGCCCGCTACAACCGCGATGTTGACTACATGAGCGCCAACGCTTATGACGCCGCTGGCATCCTTCTGCTGGCCATCGAAAAGGCCGGGGCCGACCGCGCCAAGATCCGCGAGTACATGGCCGGGATGAACAGCCCCGAGAAGGGCTACACCGGCGTGTCCGGCCTGACCTACTTCGACGAGCACGGCGACGCCCAGAAGCCCGCCTTCGTGAAGGTGGTCAAGAACGGGGAGATGCTCCCCGCCCAGCAGCTCAAGTAGCCGCGATACCGTAGGAAGTGACCATGAAACAGGCTGGGCTCGGTTCCAGCCTGTTTCTTCATTTTCACCTGCAACCCGCATCTGCCTCCCTTGGGCGCCGCTCCTCCCGACCCTGCGGCCCCTTGGCGACACCGGGGAGTGACCCGTGCTCGAACAGCTTCTCCCGCAACTGGTCAACGGCCTGACGCTGGGCGTGATCTACGCGCTCATCGCCGTGGGCTACACCATGGTCTACGGCGTCATCGAGCTGATCAACTTCGCCCACGGCGAGGTCTACATGTTCGGCGCCTTCTTGTGCGTGACGTTCATCACCGCCGTGGGCATGCCCTTCTACCTGGCCATCGTGGCGGCCATGCTCTGCTGCGCGGCCATCGGCATGTTCCTGGACCTGGTGGCCTACAAGCCCCTGCGCAAGGCCCCGCGCCTGGCGGCGCTCATCACGGCCATCGGCATGTCCATCTTCTTGCAGAACCTGGCCATGGTCATCTGGGGCAGCCGCCCGCTGCCCTTCGTGCAGGAGGCCGTGCCCGCCTATCTGAACGAGACGGCCCTGTCCTTCTCCGGGGTCTACCTGACCTGGTTGCAGCTGTTCATCTTCGGCGTGACCACGACCATGATGATCGGGTTGATGCTCATCATCACCCGCACGCGCATCGGCACGGCCATGCGCGCCCTGGCCCAGAACAAGACTGCGGCCTCGCTCATGGGCATCAACGTCAACTTCGTCATCGCCTTCACCTTCGCCCTGGGCTCGGCCATGGGCGCTGTGGCGGGCATCCTGGTGTCGGTCTACTACAACTCGCTGTACCCGACCATGGGCTACGTGGCGGGGGTCAAGGCCTTCGCGGCGGCGGTGCTGGGGGGCATCGGCTCGGTGCCGGGGGCCATGCTGGGGGGCATCGTGCTCGGCGTGGCCGAGGCCCTGGGCGCGGGCTACGTGTCGTCGCTGTACCGCGACGGCGTGGCCTACGCGGTCATGATCGCGGTGATCATTTTCCGACCCTCGGGCCTGCTCGGCAAGGCCGTCATCGACAAGGCCTAGGAGGACGGACATGGGCAAATTCAAACCGCTTCTCGGCGTCCTGGCCGTGGGGCTGGCGGCCTACCCGCTGCTGCCCTTCGCCAACGAGTATCTGCTGCACGTCATGACCCTGGTCATGATCTACATGGTCCTGGCCATGGGCCTGAATATCGTGCCTGGCTTCTGTGGCCTGCTGGACCTGGGCTTCGTCGGCTTCTACGGCATCGGCGCCTATACGGCGGGCCTGCTCACGGTGCACTACGGCGTGAGCTTCTGGCTCATCGTGCCCCTGGCGGCCTTGAACGGCGCGCTGTGGGGCGTTTTGCTCGGCGCGCCGACTCTGCGCCTGACCGGCGACTATTTCGCCATCGTCACCTTCGGCTTCTCGGAGCTGGTGGTGCTGTTCTTGACCAACGAGATCTGGCTCACGCGCGGGCCCCTGGGCCTGCCGGGCATCGATCCGGTGAACGTGAACCTGGAGTTCCTGAACCCGGACTGGTTCTGGGAGTTCCAGGGCGAGGTGCCCTATTTCTACCTCGCCGTGCTCATGGTCCTGCTGGTCTATTTCGTGCTGCGCCGGGTGGAGGATTCGCGCCTGGGCCGGGCCTGGTTCGCCATCCGCGAGGACCCGCTGGCCGCAGCCAGCTGCGGGGTGGACATCCTGACCTACAAGGTCATCGCCTTTGCCATCTCGGCGGGCATCGGCGCCGTGGGCGGCGCGTTCTTCGCCCGCTGGCAGCTGTTCCTCTCGCCGGACATGTTCAAGTTCTGGGAGTCGTTCCTGGTTCTTTGCATGGTGGTGCTGGGCGGGCTGGGCAACATCCACGGCGCGCTCATCGGCGCGGTGATCATGGTCTGCCTGGGCGAGGTGCTGCGCGAGGTGCTCTACGTGGCCGGGCTGCCGCCCGAGGTGCGCTTCCTGTTCTACGGGCTGATCATGGTCCTTATCATGCGCTTCAAGCCCGCAGGGTTCTTCCCGGCCATCGCGGCCACGGCCAAGAGCAACCCGCTGCTGGTGGCCCTGGCCGCGCGCATCGAAAAGACGTACGGAGGGCGCCGTGAATCCCATTCTTAAGATCGACGGCGTGACCAAGCGCTTCGGCGGCCTGCTGGCGTTGAGCGACGTGGAATTCGAGGTGCGCCGGGGCGAGATCATGGGCCTCATCGGGCCCAACGGCGCGGGCAAGACCACCATGTTCAACTGCATCGCCGGGGTCTACGAGCCCACCGAGGGCCGGGTGGTTTTCGAGGCCGAAGAGGGCGCACCCAGGCAGACCAACGGCTTCAAGCCCGAGCGCATCACTGCCCTGGGCATCGCGCGGACCTTCCAGAACATCCGCCTGTTCTCGGAGCTGACGGTGCTGGACAACGTGCGCATCGGCTGCCACTGCCGCAGCCGGTCCAACTTCTTCGGGGCCGTGCTGCGCACCCGGGCCCAGCGCCGCGAGGAGGCCGAGATCATCGACCGCGCCATGCGCTGGCTGGACTTCGTCGGCCTGGGGCCCCAGGCCCTGGCCCGGGCCAGCGCCCTGTCCTACGGCAACCAGCGCCGCCTGGAGATCGCCCGTGCCCTGGCCACCGGGCCGCGGCTGCTCATGCTCGACGAGCCCGCCGCAGGCATGAACCCCCAGGAGACGCGCATGCTGGTGGACCTGATCCACGCCATCCTGGCCGAGGGCATCACCGTGGTGCTCATCGAGCACGACATGAAACTGGTCATGAAGATCTGCAACCGCTTGGTGGTGCTCGACCACGGCATGAAGATCGCCGACGGCGCACCCGAGGAGGTCCGGGGCGACGAGCGGGTCATCGAGGCCTATCTGGGACGGGGGGCGGCCCATGCTTAAGGTTGACGCCATCCACACCTACTACGGCAGCAT encodes:
- a CDS encoding tetratricopeptide repeat protein, with amino-acid sequence MASKARTKAPRDGKPQASPQAAAPAGGGASGGVKLVVGFVAAGLVAMFLWSFAYRVDNPSLVQAPRQPQAQADDHDHEQQGDEAGMKMIATLMQRLQENPNDVDTLAILGEQFMRMQQWERASQLLERALVVAPGNIDVLSMLGICDFNREKYRESADKFETILELAPQNMMARYNLGILYGHFLKDAAKAREFLQAVADAPDVDEQTRQQARDEIANLK
- a CDS encoding ABC transporter substrate-binding protein; amino-acid sequence: MKFGWSKAVLLACVIALMSAPAYAKTIKIACASPFSGPAAAYGDNVKAGVTMKVEEINAAGGIGGAQVEVVWMDELCDPKEANTVASKIARDEEIVGIVGHLCSSAHLAALPTYTRTGIAAISPTATNVAISDQNKDRKGLVWSFRDVYRDDFQGKFLARYAKEVLNVTKVAVFYENNDYGIGLKDAFVGEAKALGLSIVGEEAYVKGTPDFTPQLTKLKAAEPDGIFLSGYYNEGALIASQAKKIGLDVLKFGADGFDNMDYIKLAGDAAEGTYITTPFLASEAGPEAQKFLADFKARYNRDVDYMSANAYDAAGILLLAIEKAGADRAKIREYMAGMNSPEKGYTGVSGLTYFDEHGDAQKPAFVKVVKNGEMLPAQQLK
- a CDS encoding branched-chain amino acid ABC transporter permease, with translation MLEQLLPQLVNGLTLGVIYALIAVGYTMVYGVIELINFAHGEVYMFGAFLCVTFITAVGMPFYLAIVAAMLCCAAIGMFLDLVAYKPLRKAPRLAALITAIGMSIFLQNLAMVIWGSRPLPFVQEAVPAYLNETALSFSGVYLTWLQLFIFGVTTTMMIGLMLIITRTRIGTAMRALAQNKTAASLMGINVNFVIAFTFALGSAMGAVAGILVSVYYNSLYPTMGYVAGVKAFAAAVLGGIGSVPGAMLGGIVLGVAEALGAGYVSSLYRDGVAYAVMIAVIIFRPSGLLGKAVIDKA
- a CDS encoding branched-chain amino acid ABC transporter permease; this translates as MGKFKPLLGVLAVGLAAYPLLPFANEYLLHVMTLVMIYMVLAMGLNIVPGFCGLLDLGFVGFYGIGAYTAGLLTVHYGVSFWLIVPLAALNGALWGVLLGAPTLRLTGDYFAIVTFGFSELVVLFLTNEIWLTRGPLGLPGIDPVNVNLEFLNPDWFWEFQGEVPYFYLAVLMVLLVYFVLRRVEDSRLGRAWFAIREDPLAAASCGVDILTYKVIAFAISAGIGAVGGAFFARWQLFLSPDMFKFWESFLVLCMVVLGGLGNIHGALIGAVIMVCLGEVLREVLYVAGLPPEVRFLFYGLIMVLIMRFKPAGFFPAIAATAKSNPLLVALAARIEKTYGGRRESHS
- a CDS encoding ABC transporter ATP-binding protein encodes the protein MNPILKIDGVTKRFGGLLALSDVEFEVRRGEIMGLIGPNGAGKTTMFNCIAGVYEPTEGRVVFEAEEGAPRQTNGFKPERITALGIARTFQNIRLFSELTVLDNVRIGCHCRSRSNFFGAVLRTRAQRREEAEIIDRAMRWLDFVGLGPQALARASALSYGNQRRLEIARALATGPRLLMLDEPAAGMNPQETRMLVDLIHAILAEGITVVLIEHDMKLVMKICNRLVVLDHGMKIADGAPEEVRGDERVIEAYLGRGAAHA